One Streptomyces sp. L2 genomic window carries:
- a CDS encoding ribonuclease domain-containing protein, producing the protein MRFPPHITRAGASAALLSALLVGGAVTAPAADAAAASVGSVCYGVLPTQAHDTLDLIDRGGPFPYSQDGTVFQNREGVLPSQSSGYYHEYTVITPGSPTRGARRVVTGEEHQEDYYTADHYDTFARIDFGC; encoded by the coding sequence ATGAGATTCCCCCCACACATCACCCGCGCCGGCGCCTCGGCCGCGCTGCTGTCCGCCCTCCTCGTCGGCGGCGCCGTCACCGCCCCGGCCGCGGACGCCGCGGCCGCGTCCGTCGGCAGCGTCTGCTATGGCGTCCTGCCCACGCAGGCCCACGACACCCTGGACCTCATCGACCGGGGCGGCCCCTTCCCCTACTCCCAGGACGGGACCGTCTTCCAGAACCGGGAGGGCGTCCTGCCGTCGCAGTCGTCCGGCTACTACCACGAGTACACGGTGATCACCCCGGGCTCGCCCACGCGCGGCGCCCGGCGCGTCGTCACCGGTGAGGAACACCAGGAGGACTACTACACCGCCGACCACTACGACACGTTCGCCCGCATCGACTTCGGCTGCTGA